From a region of the Syntrophorhabdaceae bacterium genome:
- a CDS encoding multicopper oxidase domain-containing protein, whose product MRISRRQFLKGAVIGGVGLALPSIPFRGNVRGALAFYQSPGIPLFKTALRGAGPGGIPVALPGAMPAPVTGVTHYNIGIIQFQDQIVPKTTGLGPTSLWGYAPIKGLGGNIKPTHLSGIIIAKGRSPGVANDKQVPIQISFQNLLLFANKHIIPVDTTLPGANQAVNRTAVHLHGGLVPWISDGGPFDWFGPLGDHGLSFLNNQVLNPIHLPGSAEYYYPMNQSARFMWYHDHAFGITRLNAYAGVASGMLVRDGFEAGLIDSGLPNYIEAGGNELPIVIQDKIFVGPDIKTKDPKWVGGLNLQSVTRNPGSLWYAHTYEPNQIDGSGRWDLGPGGLPLPDPSAIPEFFGDTMLVNGTTFPEATVQARRYRLRLLNACNARFLNLQLYIDDGSPNGITLETDPNNVNFGNPRNTPFVNGATTRPTWLQIGTEGGFLASPKEVPSNTPFLITDPEFLGGGASLDPSQIQKSLIVGPAERPDLIVDFRTVSPGTKVILYNDAPSPFPSGDDRNDYFPGWNTQGQNGNPPGAFGLGNPVNGLTQPGFGPNTRVLMRFSVVAASGQADKPLAINTSTNLAAGIDPTLLPTWGFTNDSILPFTKRFLSLNEYFDEFGRLIQILGNAHDPFGSPYDAAATYLNYGLPPGSKTTVGASVESVHHDDTEVWEIYNTTGDVHPMHFHLVNVQVINRQKFDPLSYPYVPSGDIIPPLANEVGWKETVPMYPGTVTRVIMKFELPVIVDKKLRPVSTKAKGAKGCIQLPIKDGQPPASPRTGGNEYVWHCHILEHEEHDMMHALVVT is encoded by the coding sequence ATGAGGATTTCAAGACGGCAATTTTTGAAAGGCGCGGTTATAGGAGGGGTGGGTCTGGCTTTGCCTTCCATTCCCTTCAGGGGCAACGTGCGCGGAGCGCTTGCCTTCTATCAAAGCCCGGGGATTCCCCTCTTCAAGACCGCATTGCGCGGCGCCGGCCCGGGAGGGATTCCGGTCGCCTTGCCGGGCGCCATGCCTGCGCCCGTGACCGGGGTAACCCATTACAACATCGGGATCATTCAGTTTCAGGACCAGATCGTACCCAAAACGACGGGCCTCGGCCCCACAAGCCTGTGGGGATACGCGCCTATCAAGGGCCTGGGAGGAAACATCAAGCCTACCCACTTGAGCGGGATCATCATTGCGAAGGGCCGTTCCCCCGGTGTGGCGAACGACAAACAGGTGCCCATCCAGATCAGCTTCCAGAACCTCCTCCTTTTCGCGAACAAGCACATCATCCCCGTCGACACGACTCTCCCGGGCGCGAACCAGGCGGTAAACCGGACGGCCGTCCACCTTCACGGAGGCCTCGTCCCGTGGATCAGCGACGGCGGCCCCTTCGACTGGTTCGGACCCCTGGGCGATCACGGGCTGAGCTTCCTCAATAACCAGGTGCTCAATCCCATACATCTTCCGGGGTCTGCCGAATACTATTATCCCATGAACCAGAGCGCCCGTTTCATGTGGTACCACGACCACGCCTTCGGCATTACGAGACTCAATGCATACGCCGGAGTGGCCTCGGGAATGCTCGTCCGCGACGGGTTCGAGGCGGGCCTCATCGATAGCGGGCTTCCGAATTACATCGAGGCAGGGGGCAACGAACTCCCCATCGTGATCCAGGACAAGATCTTCGTGGGACCCGATATCAAGACCAAAGACCCCAAGTGGGTGGGCGGACTTAACCTTCAGTCGGTGACCCGAAATCCGGGCAGCCTCTGGTATGCCCACACGTATGAACCGAACCAGATTGACGGCAGTGGCAGGTGGGATCTGGGCCCCGGGGGCTTGCCCCTTCCCGACCCCTCGGCAATCCCCGAATTCTTCGGCGACACCATGCTCGTGAACGGCACCACTTTCCCGGAGGCCACGGTCCAGGCCCGGCGGTACCGGCTCCGGCTGCTCAATGCCTGTAATGCCCGCTTCCTCAACCTCCAGCTCTACATCGACGACGGCAGCCCGAACGGGATCACCCTGGAGACCGATCCCAATAACGTAAATTTTGGCAATCCGAGAAACACGCCCTTCGTGAACGGCGCTACCACCCGTCCGACCTGGCTCCAGATCGGCACGGAAGGAGGGTTCCTGGCATCACCCAAAGAGGTGCCGAGCAACACTCCTTTCCTCATCACAGACCCTGAATTTCTTGGGGGAGGAGCCTCTCTCGACCCGTCCCAGATCCAAAAGTCGTTGATCGTGGGGCCGGCGGAAAGGCCGGACCTGATCGTCGATTTCCGCACCGTTTCACCGGGGACAAAGGTTATCCTCTACAACGACGCGCCGTCGCCCTTCCCGAGCGGCGATGACCGCAACGACTATTTCCCGGGATGGAATACCCAGGGACAGAACGGCAACCCACCCGGCGCCTTCGGGCTCGGCAACCCGGTCAATGGACTCACCCAACCCGGTTTCGGACCCAATACACGGGTGCTCATGCGGTTCAGTGTGGTGGCGGCATCGGGCCAGGCGGACAAGCCTCTTGCAATCAACACGTCCACCAACCTTGCCGCGGGCATCGACCCGACTTTACTCCCCACGTGGGGATTTACCAACGATTCCATTCTGCCCTTCACCAAGCGGTTCTTAAGCCTCAATGAGTATTTTGACGAATTCGGCCGTCTCATTCAGATCCTCGGCAACGCCCACGATCCCTTCGGCTCGCCCTATGATGCCGCCGCTACTTATCTGAATTACGGCCTGCCCCCGGGCTCGAAGACTACGGTCGGGGCCTCCGTCGAAAGCGTCCACCACGACGACACGGAGGTATGGGAGATCTACAACACCACGGGCGACGTCCATCCCATGCACTTCCACCTGGTAAACGTCCAGGTCATCAACCGGCAGAAATTCGATCCCCTCTCATACCCGTATGTCCCTTCGGGCGATATCATCCCTCCTCTCGCGAACGAGGTAGGATGGAAAGAGACGGTGCCCATGTATCCAGGCACGGTGACCCGTGTGATTATGAAGTTCGAGCTGCCGGTGATCGTGGATAAGAAGCTCAGGCCTGTTTCTACAAAAGCGAAGGGCGCCAAGGGCTGCATTCAGTTGCCCATAAAGGACGGACAGCCCCCTGCGAGCCCGAGGACGGGCGGCAATGAATACGTGTGGCACTGCCATATCCTGGAACACGAGGAGCATGACATGATGCACGCGCTGGTAGTCACGTAA